The following are from one region of the Streptomyces tuirus genome:
- a CDS encoding luciferase domain-containing protein — MTLAQRAMERLQAWPDLMAGPASCGTGRALRSVRDEIVHFHSARDVDLHLTRRAIQRFHYDLAGSSAIHLLPGSCWVTVHLDCEADVDLLLSLVSIALKAHQTPPADDGEPRLAGCNFHRVTVLPRDAVAGG; from the coding sequence ATGACTCTGGCCCAGCGCGCCATGGAGCGCCTGCAGGCCTGGCCCGACCTGATGGCGGGCCCGGCGAGTTGCGGTACCGGAAGGGCCCTCCGTTCCGTCCGTGACGAGATCGTCCACTTCCACTCCGCACGGGATGTGGACCTCCACCTCACCCGCCGGGCCATCCAGCGCTTCCACTACGACCTCGCCGGTTCGAGTGCGATCCACCTGCTGCCCGGATCGTGCTGGGTGACGGTCCACCTCGACTGCGAGGCGGACGTCGACCTGCTGCTGAGCCTGGTGAGCATCGCCCTCAAGGCCCATCAGACCCCGCCCGCCGACGACGGCGAGCCGCGGCTCGCCGGGTGCAACTTCCACCGGGTCACGGTGCTGCCGCGTGACGCCGTGGCGGGCGGCTGA
- a CDS encoding phosphodiester glycosidase family protein — protein sequence MAGRRRRWGAGRAALACVTAFAALTGAALAGAAPAAAVQKGGRVAPGVTYEEFDIKAAKGVTHAHLLRVDLGNPQVRVDLLYPGAVASRARVSAMADTQGAVAGVNGDFFNVSETQHPGVEVTGASVGPAIAAGRTLKAAVPKGQRFGPALPPGTTTEDVFGVGTDGRARLDRLTLAGSVRTAEAQLPLGGLNQYALPVGSVGAFTSEWGSVSRVRATCGTDTDRAAPCSTDTYEVTVRDGKVVSAADTPGSGPIAAGTTVLVGREAGAQQLRKFSTGESVEVEHALVAATDGVSYRLALGGYPVLSGGQPLPGLDNTTSAVRTAVGIADDGRRLLLLALDGAAAYRSGLTISEVAGTMRKLGSQDAFSLDGGGSSTLVARKSGASTVSVRNHPSGGAERLVPNGIGVFSG from the coding sequence GTGGCAGGTCGTCGCAGGCGATGGGGAGCGGGCAGAGCGGCACTGGCGTGTGTCACGGCGTTCGCCGCACTGACGGGTGCGGCCCTGGCGGGGGCGGCTCCAGCCGCCGCCGTCCAGAAGGGCGGACGGGTCGCGCCGGGCGTGACGTACGAGGAGTTCGACATCAAGGCGGCCAAGGGGGTGACGCACGCACATCTGCTGAGGGTCGACCTCGGTAACCCGCAGGTACGGGTCGATCTGCTCTACCCGGGGGCCGTGGCCTCACGCGCGCGGGTCTCGGCGATGGCGGACACCCAGGGCGCGGTCGCCGGCGTCAACGGTGACTTCTTCAACGTCAGCGAGACGCAGCACCCGGGCGTCGAGGTGACCGGGGCGAGCGTGGGTCCGGCGATCGCGGCCGGGCGGACGCTCAAGGCGGCGGTCCCGAAGGGCCAGCGTTTCGGGCCGGCACTGCCGCCCGGCACGACCACCGAGGACGTCTTCGGCGTCGGCACCGACGGGCGGGCGCGCCTGGACCGGCTCACACTCGCCGGTTCGGTCCGCACGGCCGAGGCGCAGCTGCCTCTGGGCGGGCTCAACCAGTACGCGCTGCCGGTGGGTTCCGTCGGCGCGTTCACCTCCGAGTGGGGCAGCGTCTCCCGGGTGCGCGCCACCTGCGGCACGGACACGGACCGGGCCGCTCCGTGCAGCACGGACACCTATGAGGTGACGGTCCGCGACGGCAAGGTCGTCTCCGCCGCCGACACCCCGGGCAGCGGTCCCATCGCCGCGGGGACGACCGTGCTAGTCGGCCGGGAGGCGGGCGCCCAGCAGCTGCGCAAGTTCTCCACCGGCGAGTCGGTCGAGGTCGAGCACGCTCTCGTGGCGGCCACGGACGGCGTCTCGTACCGGCTCGCCCTCGGCGGCTACCCGGTGCTGTCGGGCGGGCAGCCGCTGCCGGGCCTCGACAACACGACGTCGGCCGTCCGTACGGCCGTGGGGATCGCCGACGACGGACGGCGTCTGCTGCTGCTCGCGCTGGACGGAGCCGCCGCCTACCGCAGCGGTCTGACGATCTCCGAAGTCGCCGGCACCATGCGGAAGCTGGGCTCGCAGGACGCCTTCAGCCTGGACGGCGGCGGGTCGTCGACCCTGGTCGCACGGAAGTCGGGCGCGAGCACGGTCTCCGTGCGCAACCACCCCAGCGGTGGCGCCGAGCGTCTCGTGCCGAACGGCATCGGCGTGTTCTCGGGGTGA
- a CDS encoding bifunctional class I SAM-dependent methyltransferase/NUDIX hydrolase — protein sequence MADEPEAVNAEAWDAYGAHHVRRGTALPEAARIDWGFDGGGPGSEVLGALTGRRVLDLGCGPARHAAHLVRDHGALVDAVDASAGQYERARARYGSLPGLRLVLGDAVDQLRSAEPYDVVYSVNGVPYIDPRRLLPALAGALRPGGRLCFTVLHTNSHGDGPSDRVVARPEILRLAGGGEVTVHMWVLTPELWTALLTESGLRVEGIDVLDAPEAGNQASYRLFRVTRPVRVSSRPRVDKPPLSHAALGVGAILYGPRGLLLGRHRRGTWELPGGTVEPGESLRETVVRELGEETGLVARPEDVRLLGTLLDDAGGVVRMTVAAHVTSWRGEPSDQPGESVGRWRWFALDRLPEELFVCSAQALTAWRPGLPIDHTPAHFTPYATGTGDS from the coding sequence TTGGCGGACGAACCGGAGGCGGTCAACGCCGAGGCCTGGGACGCGTACGGGGCGCACCATGTTCGACGGGGCACGGCGCTGCCCGAGGCAGCTCGGATCGACTGGGGGTTCGACGGCGGCGGGCCGGGCAGCGAGGTGCTGGGGGCGCTGACGGGCCGGCGGGTCCTGGACCTTGGATGTGGTCCGGCCCGGCACGCGGCCCATCTGGTCCGGGACCACGGTGCGCTGGTGGACGCGGTCGACGCCTCGGCCGGACAGTACGAGCGGGCCCGCGCCCGCTACGGCTCGCTGCCCGGGCTGCGGCTGGTCCTGGGCGACGCGGTGGACCAGCTGCGCTCGGCCGAGCCGTACGACGTCGTCTACTCGGTCAACGGCGTTCCGTACATCGATCCGCGCCGGCTGCTGCCCGCTCTCGCCGGGGCGCTGCGGCCGGGTGGCAGGCTCTGCTTCACGGTCCTGCACACGAACAGTCATGGTGACGGGCCGTCGGACCGGGTGGTCGCCCGGCCCGAGATCCTGCGGCTGGCGGGCGGCGGTGAGGTCACCGTCCACATGTGGGTTCTCACCCCGGAGCTCTGGACGGCGTTGCTCACCGAGTCCGGGCTGCGGGTGGAGGGGATCGACGTCCTCGACGCCCCGGAGGCCGGCAACCAGGCCTCCTACCGGCTCTTCCGGGTGACCCGGCCGGTCCGGGTCTCCTCCAGGCCGCGCGTCGACAAGCCGCCTCTGTCACACGCCGCGCTCGGGGTGGGTGCCATCCTGTACGGGCCTCGCGGGCTGCTGCTGGGCCGGCACCGGCGCGGGACGTGGGAGCTGCCCGGCGGGACGGTGGAACCCGGGGAGTCGTTGCGGGAGACGGTCGTGCGCGAGCTCGGCGAGGAGACGGGGCTCGTGGCCCGGCCCGAGGACGTCCGGCTGCTCGGGACGCTGCTGGACGACGCGGGCGGTGTCGTCCGTATGACCGTGGCCGCCCACGTCACCTCCTGGCGGGGCGAGCCGTCGGACCAGCCCGGGGAGAGCGTGGGCCGCTGGCGCTGGTTCGCCTTGGACCGGCTGCCGGAGGAGCTGTTCGTGTGCAGCGCACAAGCCCTCACCGCCTGGCGGCCCGGCCTGCCGATCGACCACACGCCCGCGCACTTCACGCCGTACGCCACCGGAACGGGCGACAGCTGA